The DNA region CCGACGCGACACGAAACTCGAAACTTTCGGAAATAGGCGCGTTACCTTGCGGGGAACCTAGATTCCCCGGCATCGTTGTGTCAAGGGTCGCCGAACCGGACCTTCAACTGCATAGAGTGTGTGCGGGGTCGTCCGGGAGGTCTCATCGTCGTACGCACACCACGCCTTCGGGCCGGCTGAACCGAGTCCACCAGCAGGATGAGCTCCGGAAGTTTCGGTAACTTTTCGTGAGGTACGCATGACAGAGGCACCACCGGCCACCCCGCCGCCACCAGCCGGTCCACCGACCCGCGCATCGGACGACGCTGGCGGGCAGCCCTCCCCGGCCACCATCGCCACCATCGCCGACGAGGTCGGCGTCTCGGTCACCACTGTATCCAAGGTTCTCAATGGTAAATCGGACGTCGCGCCGCAGACCAGGGCCCGGGTCGAGGCAAGTCTCGATCGACACCAGTACCGTCGGCGGGCCCGTCGCCCACCGATCCGCACTGATCAGCTCGACCTGGTCTTCCACCAGTTCGACTCGCTCTGGGCAATGGAGATCATCAAAGCGGTCGAAACGGTGGCCAGCGCCGCCGGAATCGGCCTGCACCTGAGCCAGCTCGGCGGCCGGCACACACCGCCGGACCAGTGGCTGGACGCGACCCTGGCCCGTCGGCCACTCGGGGTGCTCTTCGTGCTCTGCCACCTCAGCGAACGGCATCGGGACCTGCTGGCCCGCCAGCTGATCCCGTTCGTGGTGATCGACACCGACAGCGCGACCTCGGCCTCGGTGCCGACGGTCGGCTCGAACAACTGGAACGGCGGGCTCATCGCCACCCGGCACCTGCTGCAGCTGGGCCACCGGCGGATCGCGATCATCTCCGGTCCCAGTGACGTGCTGTGTGCGCAGGCCCGTACCGCCGGATTCCGGTCGGCCCACGACGAAGCCGGCCTGCCGGTCCCGGCCGACCTGATCCGGCACGGCGACTTCTATGTGGACGCTGGCTTCGCGCACGGCATGGCGCTGCTGGACCGGCCGGACCGGCCGACCGCCATCTTCGCCGGCTCGGACATGCAGGCGCTGGGGGTGCTGCGGGCCGCCCGGCAACTCGGCCTGGACGTGCCCGGCGACCTGTCCGTGATCGGCTACGACAACGTGCCGGTCGCCGCCTGGACGGTCCCCGCCCTGACCACGGTCCATCAACCGCTGCGCGACATGGCCGGTACCGCCGCCCAGATGCTGCTCGACCTGGCCCGTGGCGCCGAGTTGTCGACCAGCCGGATCGACCTGGTCACCGAGCTGGTGATCCGGGAGAGCACCGCCCCGCCCGCCCCCCGCCTGATCTGAGCGTGAAGAGGAGGACGAATGCCCCAGTTCGACCTGCCGTTGGCCCAGCTGCGCTCCTACGCCCCGGTGGTGCCGGAGCCGGACGACTTCGACACCTTCTGGAAGTCCACTCTAGACGAGGCGGCCCCGCACGAGATCCTGGTCGACGTCCGGCCGGAGCCGACCGACCTACGGTTGTTCGACACGTGGCAGGTGACCTTCACCGGATTCGGCGGCGACCCGGTCCACGCCTGGTACACCCGCCCGGTCGGGATCGACACCGCGCTGCCGGCCGTCGTGGAGTACCTCGGCTACGGGCGCGGGCGTGGCCTGCCGCACGAGCGGCTCACCTGGCCCGCCGCCGGCTACGCCCATCTGCTGATGGACTCCCGCGGCCAGGGTGACCAGTACGGCAACGGCGGCGACACCCCCGATCCGCACCCGGTCGGCGTCGGCGGGCCGGGTCCGGTGACCCGGGGCATCACCGAGCCGTCCCGGTACTACTACCGACGGTTGATCACCGACGCCGTACGCGCCGTCACGGCGGTCCGGGCGCTGCCCGGCGTCGACGCGACCCGGGTGACCGCCGCCGGCAACAGCCAGGGCGGGGGCCTGGCCCTCGCCGTCGCCGGCCTGGTCGGCGACCTGGCCGCACTGGTCAGCACCGCGCCGTTCGGCTGCCACTGGCAGCGGGCGATCGAGATCACCGACGACGAGCCGTACGGCGACGTGGCCCGCTATCTGGCGGTGCACCGTGACGCCGAGGCCGCCGTGCGTCACACCTTGTCCTACGTGGATGGCGTGTCGTTCGCCCGCCGGGCGGTGGCGCCCGGGCACTTCGGTGTCGGCCTGCGGGACACCACCTGCCCGCCGAGCACCGTCTTCGCCGCCTACAACCAGTACGGCGCCGGAAATGGTCGCCCGGCACCGCCACCCGCCGAGATCCACGTCTACCCGTTCAACGGCCATGAAGGGGGCGAAGCGGAGCAGGTCCGGCGGCAACTGCGCTGGCTCCGTGCGCTCGTGGGCTGACGACGCATGTGCATTCGCAACCACGGCGGGAACCTGCCGCAGACACCCGTGCAGCGGGCCCGCCACACTCTTCGGTCATCGCAGTCATCAGAGGTGTCATCACTCGTCGACCTGGGACGAAAAGTGGACACAGGCGGATCTAACTGGACATCGCCATTGCGCATTCCGGCAAGCGACGTTGACGAGTCATGAGTCAAGTCATTACGATGACTTTGGCCGATGACAAGATGGTCAGGCCAAACGATGACAAGAAGTCACGCGGTTCAGTTGGACATCGGGGAGTCGATGTGAACGAGCGGGAGTTGCAGGCCTTCGTCGCGGTCGCCGAGCACGGTCGGATGGATCTGGCCGCCAAATCCCTTGGCTACTCACAGCCAGCGGTCAGCTACCAGATCAAGTGTCTGGAGATGGCGCTCGGCACCAAGTTGTTCGTCCGTACGTCGTCCGGTGCGACCCTCACCCGTACCGGGGCACTGGTGCTCCCCTCCGCGCAGGCGGTGCTGACCCTCATGCGTGGGATCAAGGCCACCACCGGGGATCTTGCCCTGGCCGCCTGAGCACCAGCACCAGCAGATACCGCACGGGCCTCCTGGCCCGGCGCGACCACCTCGGTCGTGGAGTGTCACCTCTCCCGAACGAGGCCCGGCCGCCCGGCTCAGGGGGCCCGCTGCGTGCGCCCGGCCGGCTGCGGTCGTCGCATGAGAGTTTTCAAAACGGCCCCCTCCCGCCGCGCCGGGCCTGCCGAACCCGCCTCGACGACGGTCACGACCCCGCTGACCTCGGTCTCGTCACTGGTGACCAGGGTCGCCGCCGCCGCCCGCCAGGGGCCGCCGCCCCCGGCACCCACCCTCACTTCGGACAAATAGCCGCCCGCCGGCAGAAACGATTTCGATGCACCGGCCGGGCGACACCTTGTCGCCGCAGGACGTTCGTGATTTTCTTCAGTCACGCGATCGACGGCAGGCAACACGACGCCGAAGTTCGGGGAATCCGTCACCACCAATTCAGACACACCAACGGTCTGTATCTTCGTGCCCGCACGAGATCACGAAAGGAGGCGACAATGACCACGAAGCAGGTGACACCGATCGATCTGGACACCGTCCCGGAGATCGATAAGATCCTTGTTGACCTGGGCCTGGGCCCGTTCGACCGGGGCTCGGTGACGTCGCCGATCGGCCGCAACGATGCTTGGCTCGGCGTCACCGCGACCGGGAGAGACGTCTTTGTCAAGAAGCTCACCGGGCACGTCGACGACACAAAGAACCGCATGCGCCGGCTTCTCGGATTCGAGCAGTTCGCGGCTGGGGCACACCTGGAGAATGTCCGCTGGCCGCAGTTCATCGGCAGCGACGAACAACACCGGGTCGTCGTATTCGAACGGGTCGCCGACGCGATCAACGGCGCGGCGCTCATGGTGGACGAGACCTTCACCACGGCACACGCCCGGCAGGTCGGACGGGCCGTCGGTCACCTGCACGCCAGCGCGGTACCGGACGACATCGAGCTGGACGAGTCCACCCCGGCGTTCCCGCCGGTGGCGTTCCTCGAAGGGCTGCCCCTGTCGGTCTTCCTCAAGTCCAGCGCCGGTGAGATCGAGGCGTGGCGGCTGCTGCAGAACGATCCGGAGCTGATCACTGCGGTGACCCGGCTGCGCGACGCCGAGCAGCAGGCACCCCGGGTGCCGTCCCACTGCGATCTGCGGGTCGACCAGTTCCTGATCAGCGACGAACACCTGTTCATCACCGACTGGGAGGAGTTCCGGCTGGCCGACCCGGCCCGCGACGTCGGCGCCTTCGCCGGCGAGTGGATCTACCGGTCGGTGCTGGACCTGGTGACGAACCGAGGCGACGAGGCCTTCGTGGACACCGAGTTCACCCACGATCTCGTGCTGCGGCGCGGCGTCGAGAAGATGCGCCGGCTGCTGCCGCTGGTCCACGAGTTCTGGCAGGCGTACCGGCAGGTCCGCCCGCAGGTCGACGCCGGACTCGCGGTCCGCGCGACCGCGTTCGCCGGCTGGCACCTGCTGGACCGCCTCGTCGCCGGGGCGCTCTCCTCCTCCCGCCTGTCCGCCATCCAGCGCGCCGCCGCCGGCGTCGGCCGGGCCGCGCTGGTCAACCCCGAACGCTTCGCCACCACCCTCGGCTTCGGAGGCGACAAATGACGCTGCACGCCGCACCACCGGCCCGACCGCAGTCACCACCGCCGCACCACCGGCTCGCCGAGTCGGTACGCGAGGCGGTCCGGCAGATCCGGGTCTCGGCGGACCGCACCACCGCCGTCGTCGGCGGCCGCGAGATCACCGCCGGGTTTCCCCGGGAACTGCGCCGGCTGCTCGCCGAGTCGATCTACAACGTGCTGCACTCCGGTCAGCCGGACGGGCAGGTGCCGACCCGGCTGCGCGACGACGCGCTCGAACGCCGGCTCATCGCCGCGGTGCCGCACCGGCAGATCGAGATCCGGGCCGTCGCCCGCTCGGCCGTCGGGCACGACGCCGCCGGCAACCCCCGGATTCTCGTCGAACGCGAAGGCCTGCGGATCTGGGTGCCGCCCACGGCGCTGACCTCGACCCACCACGCACCCGGTGAACCGGTGTCGCTGACGGTGCCGCCATGGCGCGCCGCGCTGTCGCCCGGGTTCTTCCTGGTCGACGGCTCCCGGCAGCGTGACCCCGGCCGGCGGGTACTCCGGGTCTACCTGCACCTGGTCGATGTCGACCACGCGGTGCAGGCCTGGGGGCAGGTGCTGAACCACCTGGAGGCGCACCAGGTGCCGTACCGGGCGAAGGTCCTCTCCGCCCGCGAGCTGTATCCGCGACGCGACGCGATCGTCGTCTACCTCACCGACGATCACGTCCACGTCGCCACCGACCTGGCCGGGCTCGCCCGGACGCTGCCCGGCACCGCACCGCAGACGTCGGTCTTCACCGACCGGCTCGCTCCCGGCGTCGGGACGGCCTGGGAGCCGGTCGACACCGTCGCCGGCCGGCAGGGGCTCAGCTTCGGCCAGCACCGCGCGACTGTCCTGGCCGCCGCGCTCGTCGAGGCCGCCGACGACCTGACCCGGGTGGATCCGCTGATCGTCCAGCGGTTCACCGAGGCCGGCATCGACCCGGCCAACCCGGCCCGCAACCTGGCTGGCTGACCCCGCACTCCGGCAGGACCTGAGCTCGCTCGCTGGGAGGGTCCCCATCGGGCGCTCCCAGTCTGGAGCTCAGTTCCGGCCCTGGGCGACCGTGCCCACCACCACGAAGGAGTCCACAGATGCACACCGAGACCGCCACCACCAAGACCGACGACATCGTCGAGCTCGTCGCCGGCTACGAGACCTACCTCGGCGACAGCGAGGACCTGGACGTCTCCGCCGTCGCGGACGCTCCGGCCACCACCTGGTACTGCGCCAGCGCGGCGGTCAGCTTCCTGACCGCGGTCACCTACGAGGCGACCTGCTGACCCGTACCCCCCGATCGACGTCCGCCACCGTGGCGGACGCGGCAGAAACACCATCCACAAAGGAGGAACGATGCAGGACAAGGCGAACGACATCGAGGAACTGCTCGCCGGCTACGAGACGTACAGCACCGCCGAGGACATCGACGTGTCGGCCGTCTCGGACGCCCCCGCCACCACCTGGGGCTGCGCCGCCGTCACCGCCGGCATCAGCTGGATGAGCGGCCAGGTCGTGTCGAAGACCATCGACGACGGCTGCTGAGCACCGCCCCGTCCCTTCAGCGGTGGGCCGGTGCCGTACCGGCCCACCGCTGGGCCCGACACCCCGTGAGGACGCCCCCATGACTGAGCTCGCGCCGTTCCAGCAACTGTTGACCATGACCGACCTTCTGGTCCCGGCCGCCGTGCGCGCGGCGGCGACGCTCGGGATCGCCGACCACATCGCGGGCGGCGCCACCACACCGGACGAGATCGCCCGGCGCGCCGGGTCCGTCCCCGACGTGACCGCCACGTTGCTGCGCTATCTCGCCGAGATCGGGCTGCTCGACCGCGACGACGACGACACCTACGCCCTGACGCCACTGGCCGAACCGCTGCGCACCGACCATCCGCAGAGTGTCCGCACGATGCTGCGCAACGACGGCATGATCGGTGGCAGCACCCTGGCGCTGCTGCGCCTTGACCACACCGTACGGACCGGTCGGCCCGGCTACGCCGCCGAGTACGGCCGGGACTACTGGGAGGCCGTGAACCACGACCCGGCGTTCGACGCCGAATGGCAGGAGCAGGCCGCCGCGGCGGACCGGGCCGCCGGACAGGCGCTGGCCTGGGACGCCGGCACGGTGGTCACCGGGTACGACTGGAGCACCGTCGACAGCTTCGTCGACGTCGGCGGACACCTGGGCAGCCTGACGCTGGCGCTGGTCCGCGCCCACCCGCACCTGCGTGGCACCCTGGTCGACCTGCGCAACGTCTCGACACAGGCCGGCCGCCGGTTCGCCCGCAGCGAGGTCGCCGACCGGCTGCGAGCGATCGAGGGCAGCTTCTTCGACCCGCTGCCCGCCGGTCACGACGTCTACCTGCTGTCGGCGATCCTGGCCGACTGGTCCGACGACGAGGCCGTACTGATCCTCAAGCGCTGCCGCGAGGCCGCCGGCGACCGGGGCGCGGTGCTGGTCGCCGACATCGCGATGCCGATCAGCGGGCCCGGCGCGGAGCTGCAGTTGCGCTCGATGATGCCCGCCCCGGCCCGCAGCGCCGCACAGATCGAGGAGCTGGCGGCGGCGGCCGGGCTACGGCTGTCCTGGCGCGGCCCCGGCACCGCC from Solwaraspora sp. WMMD791 includes:
- a CDS encoding LacI family DNA-binding transcriptional regulator, whose amino-acid sequence is MTEAPPATPPPPAGPPTRASDDAGGQPSPATIATIADEVGVSVTTVSKVLNGKSDVAPQTRARVEASLDRHQYRRRARRPPIRTDQLDLVFHQFDSLWAMEIIKAVETVASAAGIGLHLSQLGGRHTPPDQWLDATLARRPLGVLFVLCHLSERHRDLLARQLIPFVVIDTDSATSASVPTVGSNNWNGGLIATRHLLQLGHRRIAIISGPSDVLCAQARTAGFRSAHDEAGLPVPADLIRHGDFYVDAGFAHGMALLDRPDRPTAIFAGSDMQALGVLRAARQLGLDVPGDLSVIGYDNVPVAAWTVPALTTVHQPLRDMAGTAAQMLLDLARGAELSTSRIDLVTELVIRESTAPPAPRLI
- a CDS encoding acetylxylan esterase, with the protein product MPQFDLPLAQLRSYAPVVPEPDDFDTFWKSTLDEAAPHEILVDVRPEPTDLRLFDTWQVTFTGFGGDPVHAWYTRPVGIDTALPAVVEYLGYGRGRGLPHERLTWPAAGYAHLLMDSRGQGDQYGNGGDTPDPHPVGVGGPGPVTRGITEPSRYYYRRLITDAVRAVTAVRALPGVDATRVTAAGNSQGGGLALAVAGLVGDLAALVSTAPFGCHWQRAIEITDDEPYGDVARYLAVHRDAEAAVRHTLSYVDGVSFARRAVAPGHFGVGLRDTTCPPSTVFAAYNQYGAGNGRPAPPPAEIHVYPFNGHEGGEAEQVRRQLRWLRALVG
- a CDS encoding LysR family transcriptional regulator — encoded protein: MNERELQAFVAVAEHGRMDLAAKSLGYSQPAVSYQIKCLEMALGTKLFVRTSSGATLTRTGALVLPSAQAVLTLMRGIKATTGDLALAA
- the lxmK gene encoding class V lanthionine synthetase subunit LxmK codes for the protein MTTKQVTPIDLDTVPEIDKILVDLGLGPFDRGSVTSPIGRNDAWLGVTATGRDVFVKKLTGHVDDTKNRMRRLLGFEQFAAGAHLENVRWPQFIGSDEQHRVVVFERVADAINGAALMVDETFTTAHARQVGRAVGHLHASAVPDDIELDESTPAFPPVAFLEGLPLSVFLKSSAGEIEAWRLLQNDPELITAVTRLRDAEQQAPRVPSHCDLRVDQFLISDEHLFITDWEEFRLADPARDVGAFAGEWIYRSVLDLVTNRGDEAFVDTEFTHDLVLRRGVEKMRRLLPLVHEFWQAYRQVRPQVDAGLAVRATAFAGWHLLDRLVAGALSSSRLSAIQRAAAGVGRAALVNPERFATTLGFGGDK
- a CDS encoding T3SS effector HopA1 family protein, whose translation is MTLHAAPPARPQSPPPHHRLAESVREAVRQIRVSADRTTAVVGGREITAGFPRELRRLLAESIYNVLHSGQPDGQVPTRLRDDALERRLIAAVPHRQIEIRAVARSAVGHDAAGNPRILVEREGLRIWVPPTALTSTHHAPGEPVSLTVPPWRAALSPGFFLVDGSRQRDPGRRVLRVYLHLVDVDHAVQAWGQVLNHLEAHQVPYRAKVLSARELYPRRDAIVVYLTDDHVHVATDLAGLARTLPGTAPQTSVFTDRLAPGVGTAWEPVDTVAGRQGLSFGQHRATVLAAALVEAADDLTRVDPLIVQRFTEAGIDPANPARNLAG
- a CDS encoding LxmA leader domain family RiPP, whose protein sequence is MQDKANDIEELLAGYETYSTAEDIDVSAVSDAPATTWGCAAVTAGISWMSGQVVSKTIDDGC
- a CDS encoding methyltransferase, whose amino-acid sequence is MTELAPFQQLLTMTDLLVPAAVRAAATLGIADHIAGGATTPDEIARRAGSVPDVTATLLRYLAEIGLLDRDDDDTYALTPLAEPLRTDHPQSVRTMLRNDGMIGGSTLALLRLDHTVRTGRPGYAAEYGRDYWEAVNHDPAFDAEWQEQAAAADRAAGQALAWDAGTVVTGYDWSTVDSFVDVGGHLGSLTLALVRAHPHLRGTLVDLRNVSTQAGRRFARSEVADRLRAIEGSFFDPLPAGHDVYLLSAILADWSDDEAVLILKRCREAAGDRGAVLVADIAMPISGPGAELQLRSMMPAPARSAAQIEELAAAAGLRLSWRGPGTAVRTLLEFTTA